The DNA window TGACTCATGTGACTTTACTGACAATGTCATGGACGATCGTTCATCCGATCGATGAAGAAAGTCCGATGTATGGCTGGACAGCCGACGATTTCATTAAAAAAGAAGTAGAATTTCTTGTATTGATCAAGGCCTACGAAGAAACATTTGCTCAAACCGTTCACACCCGTTCTTCCTACAGGGCTGAAGAAATTATATTTGGTGCAAAATTTCTTCCAATCTTAAAACCCGGCGACAATAATTCCGTAACAGTTGAGCTCAATCGAATAAATGAATATACAACCACTCCACTTTTTGAAGAGTTGAAATATTCTGAAGAACCGAAATAATTTAAAATCATATCCATTGAACAAAAAAGCAATATCCGTTATTAAGTACATTATTTTACTTGCCATTGGTGTCGTATTATTATGGATAGCATTCAGGAAAGTCGATCTTCCAAAAATGATCGCCGATATTAAGAATGCAAATCTTTTTTGGGTTGGATTATCAGTTGTAACAAGCCTGGTAGCATTCACAAGCCGGGCAATCCGCTGGAATTTATTGATAGAGCCATTAGGTTATAAACCTAAACTCAGTAACACTTGTGCTTCACTAATGATCGGTTATCTGGCTAACCTGGCAGTACCCAGGTTAGGAGAAGTTACGCGATGCGGATCTCTCAACCAAACTGAAAATGTTCCATTTGATAAATTGTTAGGCACTGTTATTTTTGAACGCATCATTGATGTATTGTGTCTTCTTACATGTATCATTCTGGTAGCAGTATCAGAATACGAACGACTGGGAAATTTCTTAAATGAAAATATTTTCGATCCGATGAAAAGCAAGGTACATTCATTTATCAATTCACCGATATCAATTGCAATCGTCCTGATCATATTTCTTTCACTTTTAATTTTCTTATTCAAGAATAAAAAAAGCAAAGGTTTTATTTCGAAGTTTACAGTGATCTTAAAAGGAATCGGAGATGGAATGGTTTCTGTCAAAAGAATGAAAAAACCGTTTCAGTTTATTTTTCATACAATACTGATCTGGGCTATGTATTTCATGATGTCTTATCTCTGCTTTTTTGCTTTACCTGCAACTTCACAGTTAAGCTGGCATGCAGGTTTGTTTGTATTAGTAGTTGGCGGTTTAGGTATGAGTGCGCCATCTCCCGGAGGAGTTGGATCCTATCATGTTTTAGTCGCTGCAGGATTATATCTTTATGGCATATCGGACCAGGATGGAAAAACTTTCGCAACATTGATGCATGCCTCACAAACCTTGGTGGTGATTGTATTCGGAGCATTATCTTTCCTATATTTATTCCTCAAACAAAAGAATGGAACCGCTAACGCATCTTGATATTATAAAACGAAAAGTTGTTGATCTGAACCAACTTCAGCATTTGATTTACAGATGGCGTTTTTTATCAAAAAAGATAGTTTTCACCAATGGATGCTTCGATATTCTGCATTTAGGTCATATAGATTATCTGGCAAAAGCGTCAGATTTAGGAGATATTTTAGTGCTGGGAGTCAATTCTGATGCCTCCACCAGAGGATTAAAGGGCCCGAATCGCCCAATCAACAATGAAGAACAAAGGTCAGTTTTGCTTGCTTCACTGCATTTTATGGACGCAGTCATCATTTTTGACGACCCTACACCCATCGAATTGATAAAAATCGTACGTCCGGATGTTTTAGTGAAAGGTTCTGACTATAATTTGAGCAACATCGTCGGAGCCGATATCGTTCAATCTTATGGCGGACAAGTAAAAACCATCGATTTTTTGCCGGGTTACTCAACGACAATGATCGAGGAAAAAATTATTTCCGGCAGAAAGTAAATCTTGAATCAATAATAATTTTATATTTACAATAAAGAATAAAGAATGAAACCAATTCGACAATTTTCGGGACTCGTATTATTGCTATGTTTTGTAGCATTGTACTCCTGCTCTAAAGAAGAATACTTCAAATCTGAGTCAGGTATAAAAAAACAATTAGAAGGTAGTTGGAGTCTTATTCCAATTCCCCGGACTAATCCGGATCAGAACTGGGCATTTGACAATAATGACAAAATGACCAGAAGTGAATTAAACGTAAATTACACGGGCGATTTTACAGTGAGCACTTCACTTACTAAAGCTGAGATCAAACTTGAAAATTTCACTGTCGTTTCCGGTTCGTTCGACTATAATGGAACATGGGAAATCGTTCAACTGGATGATGATTTTCTTATCATCGCCAATGACCGGGAAGGAACTTCAGGTATAAAAGAATTAGAATTCACTAAGAAAAAATAATACTTCACACAGATATTTAATGATGAGCCAATTCCGGAAGGGGTTGGCTTTTTTCGTTTTTAATTTGAAGTTGGAGATTAGAAATCTCAACCGTCCGATAAAACTAATTTCATATTATAGTAAATCCTAGATGCAAGTTCCAGGTTTCAATTTTTCTTTTTTTGTTTGCCCAAATCGAAAATTAAAAATTGCTTCAACACTTTGAAATTGATTTTGATGAACGATATATTTCAAACAACCGATTTCAATTTTGGGTGACAATTTGGTTTTAATGATTAGACTTTTATTTCAGGAAAAAGCTGTGTGTTTAAAGAGTGCGCCCCTAAAGGTGCTTAGCGCTCTTGTATAGTCCAAAAGTTACCAAGATTTTGGCCCTAACGGGCCTTATCATCTATAAATTAAAAGCGAATACATCATTGCTTTTAACAAATGATATTACTCTGCTGACAATAATAGAGGCTAATCTGCAAACAATCTTTTATAAATAATCTCATTTCAATAAAACGAAATTTCAATTCATTTCAATAAAAGCAACTTTTATTCATTTTTCATTCTTCATTATTAATTTTAAACTACTTTCACACTTCTAAAAATTGATCAGTGGCTAAAATTAAAACGTCTTTCTTTTGTCAGAATTGTGGTGCGCAAGCGCCTAAGTGGACCGGAAGATGTCCTTCATGCGGACAATGGAATACTTTTGTTGAAGAAGTAATTCAACGAAAAGAAGATCTTCCCGGCTGGAAAAAAAAAGATGGTGTAAAAAAGAAAGTCGCACAAGCTCAGTTACTCAGCGAAGTAGCAATAAAAGATGAGCATAGAATTGCATTGCCCGATCAGGAAATGCATAGAGTACTGGGTGGTGGACTTGTTCCCGGATCATTGATCTTAATGGGTGGAGAACCGGGTATCGGTAAATCTACATTGTTACTTCAACTTGCATTGTCAATGAAGAAACAATCTGTTCTATACATCAGTGGTGAAGAGAGCGAGCAGCAGATAAAAATGCGCGCAGACAGACTGAAGCTTTCAAGCGAAGCCTTTTTTATTCTGACAGAAACTTCGCTGGAAAATATTTTTCAACAGATCTCTGCAATGCATCCGCAGATCCTGATCATTGATTCAATACAAACGATCTTCAGTAATAAAATAGAATCATCACCGGGAAGTGTTTCTCAGATCCGCGAATGCGCCGGAGAACTTTTACGTTTTGCAAAAGAGAGTTCTGTTCCTGTTTTTCTCATCGGACATATTACAAAAGACGGAACTATTGCTGGCCCGAAAATTCTTGAACACATGGTTGATACAGTTCTTCAATTCGAAGGCGATCGTCATCATGTATATAGAATTCTGCGTGCAAATAAAAATCGTTTTGGTTCAACGGCCGAGATCGGTATCTATGAAATGCAAGGTTCAGGTCTTCGCGAAGTAGATAATCCTTCTGAAGTACTGATCGCAAATCGCGAAGAAAGTCTATCAGGTGTTGCAATCTCCGCAACGATGGAAGGTATCCGTCCTCTTTTAATAGAAACACAAGCGCTTGTAAGTTCAGCTGTGTATGGTACACCGCAACGTTCATCAACCGGTTTTGACTTACGTCGATTAAGTATGTTGCTAGCTGTACTTGAAAAACGATGTGGCTTCCGACTGGGCGCAAAAGATGTTTTTTTAAATATAGCCGGTGGAATAAAAGTTGAAGACCCTGCAATTGATCTCGCTGTGATCTGTGCAGTATTATCATCAAGCGAAGACATTGCAATTTCACCAAGGATAGCATTTTCAGCAGAAGTAGGTTTGAGTGGCGAAATTCGTCCGGTCACAAGAATAGAGCAACGAATCAGTGAAGCCGAAAAAATGGGCTTCGAAGAAATTCTGATCAGCAAGTACAATCTCAAAGGATTAGACAAGAGTCGTTATAAGGCGATCCGGATTAATGCTGTTTCGAAAGTTGAAGAGGTGTTTCAGCATTTATTCGCATAGAGCAATTCTATAATTTAAACTGAATAAAATTTTTAACACTAAGATCACTAAAATTTGTCACAAGAACACATTGCGCTCTTGTGACAAAATTTAGTGATCTTAGTGTTTTATTTTTTTAATTTTTAATTAATTTTTTCAATACTCTTGAATTCTCATTTTCGATCGATAAGAAATAAACTCCCGAAGCAAGTTCGCCAACATTCATAGTCATTTGCATTTCAGAATTCGCCTGTTGTTTTTCGGAAATAAGTTTTCCATTCGCAGCAAACAATTTTACAACCTTATCGGAGTTAGTATTATCGAATTGGATAGTTATCTGATCAACAAATGGATTCGGATATATTTCCAATTGCATTGAATTTGAAATTGAACCGTTTCTACTAATAATAGAAATACTGATCGTATCACTTGCGCTACATCCATTTGCATCAGTTACCATAACAAAATAATCACCGCTGATCGCAGTTGTAATAAACTGAGTCGTTGCCGTTGTATTCCATGAATAAGAAGCAAACCCTGAACCCGCATCAAGCACTATTGAGTTTCCTGATTCCAGAGCAGTGTCATTTCCTAAAGAGATCACAGGAATAGAATTGATATTTGCATTTACTGCAATAGGTTCACTAGGACAAATCCCACCGGCAACAGCAAAATACTGAACACTGGAATTAAGAACAGGCGTAATGAATGTACTACCTGTACCGAGAATTGTTCCACCCGGTGCATCGAACCATGTAATCGTTTCAGATGAATTTGCATTTAATGTCAGAGAAGCACTTCCACAATTTGAAGCATCCGTTACTGAAATCGCTGATACAGGATTTACTGTTGCTTCAACCGCAACGAAATTACTCGGACAAATTCCTGCAGTCTGAATGTACATGGTAGTTGTCGTTGTTAAGATCGGAGTAGTAAATGAATTTCCTGTTGTGATAAAATTTCCATTGACAGCATCGTACCAGTTAATTGTACCACTACCATTTGCAAGTAGTGTGAAAGATGTCGGTCCGCATGCTGATGCATCAATACCTGTTGGATCAGCTTCAATTGGATTGACTGTTACATTTACTGCAACAAAATTACCAGGACAAACATCACCTGCCTGTACGTAATAAGTTGAAGACGCACTTAAGACAGGCGTTGTAAATACAGAACCAGTACCGATCACTGAGCCATTTGGTGCATCATACCAATTTATAATATCAGGAGAATTTGCTGTCAGTTGAACAGAAACTGCACCGCAAGCATTTATGTCAGCAACTGCAGGATCTGCAGGGATCTGATT is part of the Bacteroidota bacterium genome and encodes:
- the rfaE2 gene encoding D-glycero-beta-D-manno-heptose 1-phosphate adenylyltransferase; this translates as MEPLTHLDIIKRKVVDLNQLQHLIYRWRFLSKKIVFTNGCFDILHLGHIDYLAKASDLGDILVLGVNSDASTRGLKGPNRPINNEEQRSVLLASLHFMDAVIIFDDPTPIELIKIVRPDVLVKGSDYNLSNIVGADIVQSYGGQVKTIDFLPGYSTTMIEEKIISGRK
- the radA gene encoding DNA repair protein RadA, with the protein product MAKIKTSFFCQNCGAQAPKWTGRCPSCGQWNTFVEEVIQRKEDLPGWKKKDGVKKKVAQAQLLSEVAIKDEHRIALPDQEMHRVLGGGLVPGSLILMGGEPGIGKSTLLLQLALSMKKQSVLYISGEESEQQIKMRADRLKLSSEAFFILTETSLENIFQQISAMHPQILIIDSIQTIFSNKIESSPGSVSQIRECAGELLRFAKESSVPVFLIGHITKDGTIAGPKILEHMVDTVLQFEGDRHHVYRILRANKNRFGSTAEIGIYEMQGSGLREVDNPSEVLIANREESLSGVAISATMEGIRPLLIETQALVSSAVYGTPQRSSTGFDLRRLSMLLAVLEKRCGFRLGAKDVFLNIAGGIKVEDPAIDLAVICAVLSSSEDIAISPRIAFSAEVGLSGEIRPVTRIEQRISEAEKMGFEEILISKYNLKGLDKSRYKAIRINAVSKVEEVFQHLFA
- a CDS encoding Inward rectifier potassium channel Irk — its product is THVTLLTMSWTIVHPIDEESPMYGWTADDFIKKEVEFLVLIKAYEETFAQTVHTRSSYRAEEIIFGAKFLPILKPGDNNSVTVELNRINEYTTTPLFEELKYSEEPK
- a CDS encoding flippase-like domain-containing protein, encoding MNKKAISVIKYIILLAIGVVLLWIAFRKVDLPKMIADIKNANLFWVGLSVVTSLVAFTSRAIRWNLLIEPLGYKPKLSNTCASLMIGYLANLAVPRLGEVTRCGSLNQTENVPFDKLLGTVIFERIIDVLCLLTCIILVAVSEYERLGNFLNENIFDPMKSKVHSFINSPISIAIVLIIFLSLLIFLFKNKKSKGFISKFTVILKGIGDGMVSVKRMKKPFQFIFHTILIWAMYFMMSYLCFFALPATSQLSWHAGLFVLVVGGLGMSAPSPGGVGSYHVLVAAGLYLYGISDQDGKTFATLMHASQTLVVIVFGALSFLYLFLKQKNGTANAS